The Pseudanabaena galeata CCNP1313 genome includes a region encoding these proteins:
- a CDS encoding AAA family ATPase, with protein MQKMMAQVNTKFVCNANLTSLKALEGDIRNHPEIKTIHIEVDMQSYTPRIGFPVEATKVMEIIHTTEKTVEEASLQLSVDFLSGAICYGYGATRIMANTSWSDEYSTDHSITLFYDNAALMNAEEWLLQTDHAVKSASGKTRIFLKKKFDRIVEILKQILPDIKDIRITPVDEDRLYPTAEFLTPYGWVRLLSLGLGYRATIAWMVDLAIKLFKRYPDSEDPLAEPAIVLVDEIDLHMHPKWQRDIMQFLTNRFPNTQFIVTAHSPLVVQAAQDANIVLLRREGDRVVIDNNPEIIDNWRVDQVLTSVFEIPSARPPQIEKLLAERQEILSKPKISKADKAKLKELEEKIGALPTAENPDDIKAMDIIRRAAKLLEKSGAEVTE; from the coding sequence ATGCAGAAAATGATGGCTCAAGTGAATACTAAATTCGTTTGTAATGCCAATCTAACATCATTAAAAGCTTTAGAAGGAGACATAAGAAACCATCCTGAAATAAAGACAATTCATATTGAAGTAGATATGCAGTCTTATACTCCACGCATCGGTTTCCCCGTAGAAGCTACAAAGGTAATGGAAATAATTCATACTACGGAGAAAACTGTTGAAGAAGCTTCCTTACAGTTATCAGTTGATTTTTTAAGTGGCGCAATATGCTATGGGTATGGAGCAACGAGAATAATGGCTAATACTTCTTGGAGTGATGAATATTCCACAGATCATTCCATCACTTTGTTTTACGATAATGCTGCCTTAATGAATGCAGAAGAATGGTTATTGCAAACCGATCATGCTGTTAAATCTGCATCTGGGAAAACACGCATTTTTTTAAAAAAGAAATTTGATCGCATTGTTGAAATCTTAAAACAGATTTTGCCTGATATAAAAGATATTCGTATTACTCCAGTAGATGAAGACCGCTTATATCCAACAGCAGAATTTTTAACACCTTATGGATGGGTGCGTTTATTAAGCTTAGGATTAGGGTATCGCGCCACAATTGCTTGGATGGTGGACTTGGCGATTAAATTATTTAAGCGTTATCCTGATAGCGAAGATCCACTTGCTGAACCAGCAATTGTTTTAGTCGATGAAATTGATTTGCATATGCATCCAAAATGGCAAAGGGATATTATGCAATTTCTGACCAATCGCTTCCCAAATACGCAATTTATTGTTACTGCTCATAGTCCGCTAGTAGTGCAAGCCGCACAGGATGCCAATATTGTCTTATTACGACGAGAAGGCGATCGCGTAGTGATTGATAATAATCCAGAAATTATTGATAACTGGCGAGTCGATCAAGTCCTGACCAGTGTTTTTGAAATTCCATCAGCAAGACCGCCTCAAATTGAAAAATTGCTAGCTGAAAGACAAGAGATCCTCTCGAAACCAAAAATTTCTAAAGCGGATAAAGCAAAATTGAAGGAATTGGAAGAAAAAATTGGCGCTTTGCCAACTGCCGAAAATCCAGACGACATCAAAGCGATGGACATTATTCGTCGTGCTGCTAAGTTATTAGAAAAATCTGGCGCGGAGGTAACTGAGTGA
- a CDS encoding IS30 family transposase — MSFVHLTTTERSELYKLRVIEQLSVSEIGRRLKRNKSTISRELSRNTDERQIGYLPDTAVALMKARRKQAKVRFQSISAETIAEVKQRLEQHHSPEQLAGRMEREGLGKISYETIYLMIYANHQEMGIYQQYLRQKQKQRRRKGRHQKRGGIPNRVGIENRPKIADLKTEIGHWESDTVIGCNHTGIVVTHVDKASKYLLAGLAKNKTMDEINRVTFNLFEPIESTSRKTMTFDNGREFCGHEKLSERLKLETFFANPYHSWERGLNEHTNGLIREFYPKSTNFKIVKEEDFQKAVNLINYRPRKSLDYRTPYEVFFASSEPVAFHP; from the coding sequence ATGAGCTTTGTCCATCTTACCACCACAGAAAGAAGTGAACTGTATAAACTAAGAGTAATTGAGCAATTATCTGTATCAGAGATAGGTCGTCGCTTGAAGCGAAACAAAAGTACGATTTCAAGAGAGTTATCGCGCAATACAGACGAGCGACAGATTGGCTATTTGCCAGATACTGCGGTTGCCCTGATGAAAGCAAGACGGAAACAAGCAAAGGTAAGATTTCAGAGCATCAGTGCTGAGACGATCGCCGAAGTCAAACAACGGTTAGAGCAACACCACAGCCCAGAGCAACTAGCAGGGAGAATGGAAAGGGAGGGGCTAGGTAAAATCAGCTATGAGACGATTTATCTGATGATCTATGCAAACCATCAAGAGATGGGAATATATCAACAATATCTGAGGCAGAAGCAAAAGCAACGAAGGCGCAAAGGTCGCCATCAGAAGCGAGGTGGCATTCCCAATAGGGTAGGGATAGAGAATCGACCGAAGATTGCAGATTTAAAAACAGAGATTGGACATTGGGAAAGTGATACGGTAATCGGGTGCAACCACACAGGTATCGTAGTTACGCATGTTGATAAAGCATCGAAGTATTTACTTGCTGGACTAGCTAAGAACAAGACGATGGACGAGATAAACAGAGTGACATTCAATCTATTTGAGCCTATAGAATCAACATCTCGAAAGACAATGACCTTTGATAATGGAAGAGAATTCTGTGGGCATGAGAAGCTATCTGAAAGATTGAAACTAGAGACCTTCTTTGCGAATCCATATCATTCATGGGAACGTGGATTGAATGAACACACCAATGGATTAATTAGAGAGTTCTATCCCAAAAGTACAAACTTTAAAATCGTGAAAGAAGAGGACTTTCAGAAGGCAGTGAATTTGATCAATTACAGACCCAGAAAATCACTTGACTATCGTACTCCTTACGAAGTATTCTTTGCTTCATCAGAACCCGTTGCATTTCATCCTTGA
- a CDS encoding AAA family ATPase, with protein MTNQPKKATTKSKPSTSSNKTPPVYFLSLEVENVLCFKGKQELNLSDNQGKPSQWTVILGNNGVGKTTLLRCLAGMEIIPSRQDLDSPYRAYPLITLLGTSKDFKEWNANSRMKCNGF; from the coding sequence ATGACCAACCAGCCCAAGAAAGCTACAACCAAAAGTAAACCTTCGACATCAAGCAACAAAACTCCTCCAGTCTATTTTCTTTCATTGGAAGTGGAAAATGTTCTTTGCTTCAAAGGGAAACAGGAACTTAATCTTTCAGACAACCAAGGAAAACCATCACAATGGACTGTTATTTTAGGCAATAATGGAGTCGGGAAAACGACACTTTTAAGATGTCTAGCTGGTATGGAAATAATTCCGAGCAGGCAAGATTTAGATTCTCCTTATCGTGCTTATCCCTTAATAACTCTTCTTGGAACTTCAAAAGATTTTAAAGAGTGGAACGCCAATTCAAGGATGAAATGCAACGGGTTCTGA